One Candidatus Babeliales bacterium DNA window includes the following coding sequences:
- the bamA gene encoding outer membrane protein assembly factor BamA: protein MISRMSRMFVVSALIAFFCPITTQKVYAHGPSKHATKTYTIKEIIVEGNKTVKQELILNSIPYRVNDVFDAQKSELAINNLYALGHFRKIKLEGEEIDSESMVLIVTVEEKKLLEDLHIKGNKKLETKKIKEKIDSAKITAIDEETLKGICEQIKKMYVEEHKHFVTIETKLTPNEKNPNKMTAELTIHEGPTSSVKFVNFKGNDKIAANRLNKPLFTRENWLLGFMDQAGSYSEEQLDADKHRIEYFYRDHGYLTAKVTKTDVDFSPNKRDVSITFNISEGDLFTVSSVSAHGDEVFSDDELKPYIDIKEGEPFSQSKLIKTIGKLRELWGEKGYIFADVYPQVKPNEDTKEVAIVFNVDRGKQMYVNRIEITGNHATRDKVIRRQLDLVEGEMITSKKLTRSKASVEYLSFFERDGVNWKIHRITDELADLEMNVREAKTGSFNFQMSYGTDRFNPRPSLRGMLVLEKSNLFGLGWEVGGLVQASRRRFQKFELRFIDPYLFDSNISGAFYFYKRWDEYEQWRSLNRSPVQIVTGGHTRFGFRMPQIDKRLQLLLDIGIENIRNKNKITTTDATFAPIVNRSFQEGTLNWLGLDLIKDTRNHQIYPNEGYKLTITTKTALPGLNDEFAFLKGEAHASCYTALIGKDTLVLGTQMRLSAVRSLGGHTKLTPYKELFHMGGQNTIRGHVFGGAGPAWKEAGDTSEGSPLGAQNAFLFSTELIFPLIPDYSMKAHFFYDAGCGWDTPKNDIPDTSYIKRDKFQPRHSVGFGLNLVNPFPAKIDWGFKLDRKKSQNESAHEFHLTMNYAW, encoded by the coding sequence ATGATTTCTCGCATGTCGAGGATGTTTGTAGTAAGCGCTCTTATTGCATTTTTTTGCCCAATCACTACGCAAAAAGTGTACGCACACGGCCCAAGCAAACATGCTACGAAAACTTATACTATCAAAGAAATTATCGTTGAAGGCAACAAAACGGTAAAACAAGAGCTTATTCTGAACAGTATTCCCTACCGCGTTAACGATGTTTTTGATGCTCAAAAAAGTGAACTTGCCATCAATAACCTCTACGCCCTGGGCCACTTCAGAAAAATAAAGCTGGAGGGCGAAGAAATTGATAGTGAATCAATGGTTTTGATTGTTACTGTTGAAGAAAAGAAGCTTTTAGAAGATTTGCACATCAAAGGCAATAAAAAGCTTGAAACAAAAAAAATTAAAGAAAAAATCGATAGCGCAAAAATAACTGCCATCGATGAAGAAACGCTCAAAGGAATCTGCGAACAAATTAAAAAAATGTATGTTGAAGAACATAAGCACTTTGTAACTATCGAAACCAAACTGACACCCAACGAAAAAAATCCTAATAAAATGACGGCAGAGCTGACTATTCACGAAGGCCCTACCTCATCAGTTAAGTTTGTTAACTTTAAAGGTAACGACAAAATAGCTGCTAACCGACTCAATAAACCATTATTCACGCGAGAAAACTGGCTCTTGGGCTTTATGGACCAAGCGGGAAGTTATAGCGAAGAGCAACTCGATGCCGACAAGCACCGTATTGAATATTTCTATCGCGATCATGGTTATCTAACTGCAAAAGTAACGAAAACCGACGTCGACTTCTCACCAAATAAACGGGATGTTTCGATTACCTTTAATATCAGCGAAGGCGACTTGTTTACGGTAAGCTCAGTAAGCGCACATGGCGATGAAGTATTTTCAGACGATGAGTTAAAGCCTTACATAGACATTAAAGAGGGCGAACCATTTTCTCAATCAAAATTGATAAAAACGATTGGAAAGCTGCGCGAGCTATGGGGAGAAAAGGGCTATATTTTTGCTGACGTCTATCCACAAGTTAAGCCAAATGAAGATACCAAAGAAGTTGCTATTGTTTTCAACGTTGACCGCGGCAAACAAATGTATGTTAATCGCATAGAAATTACCGGTAACCATGCTACACGAGACAAGGTTATTCGCCGCCAATTGGACCTTGTTGAAGGCGAAATGATTACGTCTAAAAAATTAACGCGCTCAAAAGCAAGCGTTGAATACTTAAGCTTTTTTGAACGCGATGGCGTAAACTGGAAAATTCACCGCATCACCGACGAATTAGCAGATCTTGAAATGAACGTACGCGAAGCAAAAACCGGTAGCTTTAACTTCCAAATGAGTTACGGTACCGACCGCTTTAACCCACGCCCATCGCTGCGCGGCATGTTGGTTCTTGAAAAAAGCAACTTGTTTGGACTTGGTTGGGAAGTTGGCGGCTTAGTGCAAGCAAGCAGACGACGTTTTCAAAAATTTGAATTGCGTTTTATAGATCCCTATCTTTTTGATTCCAATATTTCTGGGGCGTTTTACTTTTATAAACGTTGGGACGAATACGAACAATGGCGCAGCCTTAACCGTTCACCGGTCCAAATTGTAACCGGCGGACATACACGGTTTGGCTTCAGAATGCCACAAATTGACAAGCGCCTGCAGCTCTTGCTGGATATTGGTATAGAAAATATTCGCAACAAAAACAAAATTACCACTACTGACGCAACGTTTGCGCCTATCGTAAACCGTTCTTTCCAAGAAGGAACGCTCAATTGGTTAGGCCTTGATTTGATCAAAGACACGCGTAATCATCAGATTTATCCAAACGAAGGGTACAAGCTTACTATCACCACCAAAACAGCGCTCCCTGGTTTAAATGACGAATTTGCATTCTTAAAGGGTGAAGCTCACGCCAGCTGTTACACAGCACTGATTGGCAAAGATACCTTAGTACTGGGCACACAAATGCGCTTAAGTGCCGTTCGCTCACTAGGCGGCCACACAAAACTTACACCATACAAAGAATTGTTCCACATGGGCGGTCAAAACACCATTCGTGGTCACGTATTTGGTGGCGCAGGCCCAGCATGGAAAGAAGCTGGCGACACTTCAGAAGGTAGTCCTTTAGGCGCACAAAATGCCTTCTTGTTTAGCACAGAGCTTATTTTTCCTCTTATCCCAGACTATTCAATGAAAGCACATTTCTTTTACGACGCTGGTTGCGGTTGGGACACCCCAAAAAACGACATTCCTGATACGTCCTACATCAAGCGCGACAAGTTTCAGCCTCGCCATTCAGTTGGCTTTGGTTTGAATTTGGTTAACCCATTCCCTGCAAAGATCGACTGGGGCTTCAAGCTTGATCGCAAAAAGAGTCAAAATGAATCGGCACATGAATTTCATTTGACGATGAACTATGCCTGGTAA
- the tsaB gene encoding tRNA (adenosine(37)-N6)-threonylcarbamoyltransferase complex dimerization subunit type 1 TsaB: MSIQGGYQGLYLALFREQVCLQELFKNDKRASSELVPYMQELLQDHNLTLADLAFIAVDKGPGAFTSLRVILATVNGIGLAANKPLIGVNGLQALSDQVRESIQQQPKNFVLLLNAYNDDVYYALEMVGKDREEGCEKIQDLLERLKKEYAEQVVIFAGNAVGLHAKIIKEMLLHAQLLEEFPVASARFVGLRAYADWLEQKNITTKIEPHYLKTQYFSLKKPPI, encoded by the coding sequence GTGAGTATTCAAGGAGGCTATCAGGGCCTCTATCTAGCGCTTTTTCGTGAACAAGTATGCTTGCAAGAGCTCTTTAAAAACGATAAACGCGCAAGTTCTGAGTTGGTGCCATATATGCAGGAATTATTGCAAGATCATAATCTTACGTTAGCCGATCTTGCTTTTATTGCCGTAGACAAAGGGCCGGGTGCTTTTACCTCGTTACGAGTCATTTTAGCAACCGTTAATGGCATTGGCTTGGCTGCCAACAAGCCGTTGATTGGCGTTAATGGCTTGCAAGCATTGTCTGATCAGGTGCGCGAGTCCATTCAACAACAGCCAAAAAATTTTGTTTTATTGCTTAATGCTTATAATGACGATGTTTACTATGCGCTCGAAATGGTTGGCAAAGACCGTGAAGAGGGTTGTGAAAAAATTCAAGATCTTCTTGAGCGGCTTAAAAAAGAATATGCTGAGCAGGTAGTAATTTTTGCAGGAAACGCTGTTGGACTGCATGCAAAAATAATTAAAGAAATGTTGCTTCACGCGCAGTTACTTGAAGAATTCCCCGTTGCTTCGGCTCGTTTTGTTGGGTTAAGAGCATACGCTGATTGGCTAGAACAAAAAAACATAACGACAAAAATTGAGCCTCATTATCTTAAGACGCAATATTTTTCTTTAAAAAAACCACCGATTTGA